In a genomic window of Vigna angularis cultivar LongXiaoDou No.4 chromosome 6, ASM1680809v1, whole genome shotgun sequence:
- the LOC108341327 gene encoding uncharacterized protein LOC108341327, with amino-acid sequence MLVFEYADRFKHLIKFHTVSMSEVWQCRKFENGLRGEIKLLVKGLSIKEFSALVEMARVMEKTKLEVDSQRSQPLKVGGPVMSRGGSSSRRTPYPRPPSHGPRGSSSQAFVSSGPSNSSGGVKCYSCGGPHLQLVCPRMSGYRRCNICRVEGHFARDCPTVRRIGLEATSSGTLIVGRCVLNGSECCVLFDSGATHSFVSEDCVAVLGLVVRELQYDLAVATPASGLVKTSTLCARCSVVVEGRPFKVNLICLPLQGLDVILGMDWLSANHILIDCGEKKLVFPEEEGAVLLSSGQLKQDLVEGACCFLVLSHLSVEQSGHGLDYSVVSDFLDVFPEEVSGLPP; translated from the exons ATGTTAGTCTTTGAGTATGCAGACCGGTTCAAGCATCTGATCAAGTTTCATACAGTGTCGATGAGTGAAGTTTGGCAGTGTCGAAAATTTGAGAATGGTTTGAGGGGAGAGATCAAGTTGTTGGTGAAGGGGCTTTCTATTAAAGAATTTTCAGCTTTGGTGGAAATGGCAAGGGTCATGGAGAAGACCAAGTTAGAAGTGGACAGCCAGAGGAGTCAGCCTTTGAAAGTGGGAGGACCGGTGATGTCCAGAGGCGGTTCTAGTTCCAGGAGGACTCCCTATCCTAGGCCTCCTTCTCATGGGCCTAGAGGGTCTTCTTCTCAGGCTTTTGTGTCATCTGGACCGTCCAACAGCTCTGGGGGAGTGAAGTGTTATTCGTGTGGAGGACCACATTTGCAGTTAGTCTGTCCTCGGATGTCGGGTTATAGAAGATGTAATATCTGCAGAGTTGAGGGGCATTTCGCCAGGGACTGTCCTACCGTAAGGAGGATAG GGTTAGAGGCAACCAGCTCAGGTACTCTTATTGTTGGGCGTTGTGTGTTGAATGGTAGCGAGTGTTGTGTATTGTTTGATTCTGGAGCGACACACTCCTTTGTGTCAGAAGATTGTGTGGCTGTTTTGGGTCTGGTAGTGAGGGAGTTACAGTATGACTTGGCTGTAGCTACTCCCGCTTCGGGGTTGGTCAAGACATCTACCTTGTGTGCTAGATGTTCTGTGGTTGTCGAAGGACGTCCATTCAAGGTAAACCTCATTTGTTTACCTTTGCAAGGATTAGATGTGATCTTGGGGATGGATTGGCTATCTGCCAATCACATTCTCATAGACTGTGGTGAGAAGAAATTAGTTTTTCCTGAAGAGGAAGGGGCAGTGTTGTTGTCTTCAGGGCAGTTGAAGCAAGATTTGGTAGAAGGTGCTTGTTGTTTTCTAGTGTTATCGCATCTATCAGTTGAACAGAGTGGGCATGGTTTAGATTACTCAGTGGTGAGTGATTTCTTGGATGTGTTTCCTGAGGAAGTGTCGGGGTTGCCTCCTTAG